ACCGGCTTCGACGCCACCGCGCTCGGCCAGGATCCGTGGAGCCCACGCGAGCGTGCCGACCGGCTCGCCGAGTTCATCCCGCTGCTCGACCGTTTGCTCTGCGAGGACTCTGTGTCCTACAAGGGCGACTTCTACTCGGCTCACGAGGCCCGCAACATCCCCGGCTGTGTCCAGCGGCCCAGGCTGCCCTTCGCCGTGGCCGCCACCGGGCCCCGCGGCCTGCGGCTCGCCGCCCGCCACGGGCAGGCCTGGGTGACCACCGGAGACCCGAAGCTGTACGAGAACGGCACGCCCGAGCAGTCCCTCCAGGCCCTCCGCGGCCAGGTCGAGAAGCTCACCGACGCCTGCGCGTCGCTCGGCCGGGACGTGCACTCGATCGACAAGATCCTGCTCACCGGCTTCACCCCGGATCGCGGGCGCCCGCTGGAGTCCCTCGACGCCTTCGTCGACTTCGCGGGCCGCCACCGGGAGCTCGGCTTCACGGAGCTCGTGATCCACTGGCCGATCCCCGACTCGGACTTCGCCGCCGACGAGAAGGTCTTCGAGCAGATCGCCATGGAGGCACCGGCACAGCTGGGCTGAGGCGGCAGCACCGGGGCGGGTGGGGTCCGCTCCTGCGTCATCTATGTCTCACCTGTGCGGACACCCGCCCGGTCGTGCATGCATATGCGGGAGAATGAGCGGGTGACCTCAGCTACTCGACAGCCCGAGACCCCGGCCGCCGACATACCTCCGCGCCTGATTGCCACCGACCTTGACGGCACTCTGCTGCGCGACGACAAGTCGGTGTCCCCACGCACGGTCGCGGCTCTCGCCGCCGCCGAGGAGGCGGGCATCGAGGTCTTCTTCGTCACCGGCCGCCCGGCCCGCTGGATGGACGTCGTCAGCGACCACGTCCACGGCCACGGCCTCGCCATCTGCGGCAACGGCGCCGCAGTGGTCGACCTGCACGGTGGCCCCGGCGCCCACCGGTTCGTGAAGGTGCGCGAGCTGGCCCGGGAGAACGCGTTGGACGCCGTAGGGCTGCTGAGGGAGGCGGCGCCCGGCACGGTGTACGCGGTGGAGCAGACGTACGGCTTCTACCAGGAGCCGGACTATCCCAAGCTGCACATGGAGATCCCCGACAACCTCGCCCCGGCCGAGGAACTGCTGGCCGAGGACGGTCCCGGTGCCGCCGAACCGGTGCTGAAGATCCTCGCCTACCACCCCTCGATCGACCCGGACGCCTTCCTCACCCTCTCGCGCCTCGCCATCGGGGACCGCGCCAACGTCACCCGGTCCAGCCCCAGCGCCCTGCTGGAGATCAGCGGACCCGGCGTCTCCAAGGCCAGCACGCTCGCCCTGTGCTGCGCCGAGCGCGGAATCTCGCACGAGGAGGTCGTCGCGTTCGGGGACATGCCCAACGACGTCGAGATGCTCACCTGGGCCGGGCAGTCGTACGCGATGGGCAACGCCCACCCGGACGTGATCGCCGCGGCCTCGGGCCGGACCGTCGCCAACAACGACGACGGAGTGGCCGTCGTGATCGAGCGGATGCTGGAACGGCTGTAGGGGGCTGCCGCTCAGCCGACCAGAGGCCCCGCCGGCCAGAGCCGGCGAGATGGGCGTGCTGCGTGTAATGGCGGTCCGTGTGCTCGATCACGATCTCGATGTCGGCCTCAGCGCGCCGCCACCAACAGCTCCGACTCCGCCTCCCGCTCGGCCATTCCCCGCAACGGCCCCTCCACGCCCGCCAGCTCCGCGTAGGAACCCCGCTGCACGACCCGTCCCTCATCAAGTACGACCACCTCGTCCACCGACTCGAGTCCTGCCAGCCGGTGTGTGATGAGGAGGGTCGTGCGGCCTTCGGTGGCGGCCAGCAGATCGGCGGTGAGCGCGTCAGCGGTGGGCAGGTCGAGGTGCTCGGCGGGCTCGTCCAGGACGAGGACCGGGAAGTCGGCGAGCAGTGCCCGGGCCAGCGCGAGCCGCTGCCGCTGACCGCCGGACAGCCACGCCCCGTGCTCGCCGACCAGGGTGTCGAACCCGTCGGGCAGGCTCTCGGCCCAGTCGAGCAGACGGGCCCGCTTCAGCGCGTCCCGCAGGTCGTCCTCGGTCGCGTCCTTCTTGGCGAGGAGCAGGTTCTCGCGCACCGAGCTGTCGAAGAGATGTGCGTCCTGCGCGCACAGCCCCACCAGCCGCCGTACGTCGTCGCTGCGCAGCCTGTAGGCGTCCACGCCGCCCAGGGTGTAGGCGCCGGCGTCCGCGTCCAGGAAACGCAGCAGCACCTGCGCGAGCGTCGTCTTGCCGGAGCCGGATGCGCCGACAACGGCGATCCTCCGGCCCTCCACCAGGCTCAGGTCGAGGCCCGTGAGCGCGTCCCGGTCCTGGCCCTCGTGCCGAGTGGTCAGCCCCTTGAGGACGACCGGGAACGGTGAGGCGGGCGCCTGCCGAGCAGCTTCCGGTTCCCGTACGGGCTCGGGCGCGTCCAGCACCTCGTAGACGCGCTCCGCGCTCCTGCGCACCCGCTGCCGGTACTGCACGGCGAGCGGCAGCCCGAGTACGGCCTCGAAGGCTGCCAGCGGAGTGAGCACGACCACGGCCATGGCGACCCCGCCGAGCCGCCCGGAGGCGACCGCCTGGGCGCCGACGAGGGCGGTGGCGGTGACGGTCAGGCCGCAGATCAGGGCGGTGAGTCCGTCACCGAGTGCGGTGGCGGTGGCGGCGCGTGAGGCAATCCGGGTGAGAACGCCGTCCGCCCGCCGTGCCTCGGCGGTACGGGCGGGCAGGGCACCGGCGACGGTCAACTCCGCGGTCCCGGTGAGAAGATCGGTCACCCGCGTCGCCAGCTCCCCGCGAGCGGGGGCGAGCCTGCGTTCGGCGCGGCGAGCCACGGCCCCGGTGATGAGCGGAACACCGACACCGGCAGCCAGCAGGCCCACGGCGAGCGCGGCACCTGCCTCGGGCAGCAACCAGGCAGTGAAGCCCACGGAGGCCGTAGACACCACGAGGGCGGCACCGGCGGGCAACAGCCAGCGCAGCCAGTAGTCCTGGAGGGCGTCCACGTCGGAGACGAGCCGTGAGAGCAGATCTCCCCGGCGCGCCGTGCGCAGACCGGCCGGCGCCAGTCGTTCCAGGCGCCGGTACACGGCGACCCGGGTATCGGCGAGCATCCGCAGCACGGCGTCGTGCGACACCAGGCGCTCCGCGTACCGGAACACGGCCCGGCCGATCCCGAAGGCCCTGGTCGCCGTCACGGCCACCATCAGATACAGCACGGGCGGCTGCTGCGAGGCCCGCGAGATCAGCCACCCGGAGGTGGCCATCAGACCCACGGCGCTGCCGAGCGCGAGGCTCCCGAGCAGCAGCGCGAGCGCGAGTCGGCCTCGTCGGGGACCGGACATGGCGCGGACGCGAGAGAGAACGCTGCGCGCCTGTGTCGGCGGCTCGGTCGTTCCGGGCTCGGCCGAAGCAGGGCTGCTGTCCTCGACCGTACGTGCCGCGGACACCCTGGCCATGGCCTCCACCGGAGCCGGTACAGCCGGCTCCGCCAGCCACACCACCCGGTCCGCCACCCCCAGCAGTGCCGGCCGGTGCACCACCAGCAGCACCGTCCGCCCCGCCGCGAGTCGCCGTACCGCCGCCACGACCTCCGCCTCGGTGGCTCCGTCGAGCGCCGCCGTCGGCTCGTCGAGGAGCAGCACCGGCCGATCCGCGAGGAACGCCCGGGCCAGCGCGAGCCGTTGCCGCTGCCCGGCGGACAGCCCCGCCCCGTCCTCGCCGAGCACGGTGTCGGCCCCCAGGGGCAGCGCGTCGATGAACTCCAGCGCCCCCGCGTCCCCCAACGCCCTTCGTACTGCGGCCTCGTCGGCGTCGGGCCGGGCCAGCCGTACGTTCTCGCCGATCGTCCCGGCGAACAACTGCGGCCGCTGCGGCACCCACGCGATGCGCGACCGCCACTCCGCCAGGTCGACCTCGGCGAGATCGGCTCCCCCGATCCGCACCCGTCCCTCGGTCGGTCGCACGAATCCCAGCAGGACGTTCAGCAGCGTCGACTTGCCCGCGCCGCTGGGCCCGACCAACGCGACCGTCTCGCCGGGTGCGACCTGGAAGGACACGTCCGCGACGGCGTCATCCGAGCGCCCGGGGTACGTGACCGTGACCTGCTCGAAGGCCAGCGCGCCCGCGGGCACCGCAGCGGCACCCGACGTCGGCACCGGCGTCTCCAGCACCGAGAAGATCTCCTCGGCGGCGGCCAGCCCCTCCGCCGCCGCGTGATACTGCGCGCCGACCTGCCGCAGGGGCAGATACGCCTCGGGGGCCAGGATGAGGATGACCAAGCCGTCGTACAGGTTCATCTCCCCGTGGACGAGCCGCATCCCGATCGTCACGGCGACCAACGCCACCGAGAGCGTCGACAGCAGCTCAAGGGCGAAGGAGGAGATGAAGGCGATCCGCAGGGTCCGCATGGTCGCCTGCCGATACTCGCCGGTGATGCGCCGGATCGACTCGGCCTGCGCCTTGGCCCGGCCGAACACCTTCAGGGTCGGCAACCCCGCCACGACGTCCAGGAAGTGCCCCGACAGTCGAGACAGCAGCCGCCACTGACGGTCCATCCGGGACTGGGTGGCCCAGCCGATCAGCACCATGAAGACCGGGATGAGGGGCAGGGTCCCGACGATGATGGCCGCCGAGACCCAGTCCTCGGTCACGATCCGCGCCAGCACCGCCACCGGCACGACCACTGCGAGGCCCAACTGCGGGAGATAGCGCGAGAAGTAGTCGTCGAGGGCGTCGACTCCCCTGGTGGCGAGGGCGACCAGCGACCCGGTCCGCTGCCCGCTCAGCCACCCGGGCCCCAGCGTCGTAGCCCGTTCCAGCAGCCGCCCCCGCAGCTCCGACTTCACTGCGGCACTCGCGCGGTGCGCCGCGAGCTCGGTGAGCCAGGAGACAAGCCCGCGACCGACTGCCACGGCCGCCAGCAGCAGGAGGGGAATGCGGAGTTCCGTGACCGCCAGGCCATGCTGGAACGCGCCGACCACGACCTCGGCGACGAGCATCGCCTGGGCGATGACCAGCAGGGCACCGAGGCCGCCCAGTCCGACCACGGCCACCAGGAAGAGACCGGTGGCCCGGGCGTATCGGAGCAGACGCGGGTCGATCGGTTTCACGTGAAACACACCCTCTTCTCAAGGGGCATGTTTCACGTGAAACATGCCCCATATCGGGCTCAGTGCGCGGCTTCGGCGATGTGTTGCGTACCGATCCGCTTACGGAACACCCAGTAGGTCCAGCCCTGGTAGAGCATGACGAGCGGTGTGGCGACCCCCGCGCACCAGGTCATGATCTTCAGCGTGTACGGGCTCGACGAGGCGTTGGTGACCGTCAGGCTCCAGTCCGCGTTGAGCGAGGAGGGCATGACGTTCGGGAAGAGCGTCAAGAAGAGCATCGCCACGGCGGCCACGATGGTGACGCCCGACAGGGCGAACGACCAGCCCTCACGCCCGGCCTGGTTGGCCACCAGGGCGGCGACCAGTGCGGCCACGGCGACCACCAGCGCGACCAGGCTCTTGGCGTCGCCGCTGTCGACCTGCGTCCAGAGCAGGAAGATCAGCGCCAGCGCGGCCGAGACGAGGCCCACCCGGGTCGCCAGCTTCCGCGCCCGCTCCCGGATCTCCCCGATGGTTTTCAGGGCCGTGAAGACCGTTCCGTGGAAGGTGAACAGCGTCAGCGTCACCAGACCGCCGAGCAGGGCATACGGATTGAGCAGGTCCCAGAGGGTGCCGACGTACTCGAAGTGCTGGTCGATCTTCACCCCGTGGACGATGTTGCCGAAGGCCACGCCCCACAGAAACGCCGGGATGAGTGAGGTCCAGAAGATCGCGGTCTCCCAGTTGCGCTGCCAGTTCTCCTCGGGCCGCTTGGCCCGGTACTCGAAGGCGACACCCCGAACGATCAGGCAGACCAGGATGACCAGCAGCGGCAGATAGAAGCCGGAGAAGAGCGTGGCGTACCAGTCGGGGAAGGCGGCGAAGGTCGCGCCGCCCGCCGTCAGCAGCCACACCTCGTTGCCGTCCCAGACGGGACCGATGGTGTTGATCAGGACACGCTTCTCGGCCCGGTCGCGGGCGAGCAGCTTGGTCAGGACACCGACCCCGAAGTCGAAGCCCTCCAGGAAGAAGTAGCCGGTCCACAGGACGGCGATGAGCACAAACCAGACGTCGTGAAGTTCCATGACTCGATCTCCCTCGGCCTAGTACGAGAAGGCCATCGGCTTGTCGGCGTCACGGGTGTCGCCGCCGATCTTCGTGGGCGGGTTGAGGTCGGCCTCGGTGAGTTCGGGCGGGCCGGCCTTGACGTACTTCACGAGCAGCTTGACCTCGACGACGGCGAGGATGGCGTAGAGAGCCGTGAAGACGAGCATCGAGATGAGGACCTCGGCCTGGGAGACGCCGGGGGAGACCGCGTGCCGGGTCTGCAGGACGCCGTAGACGACCCACGGCTGGCGGCCCATCTCGGTGAAGATCCAGCCCCAGGAGTTGGCGATCAGAGGGAAACCAAGGGTCCAGATCGCCACGAGCCAGTAGAGCCTGCCGAGCTTGGGGCTGAGGGCCTTGTTCTTGAAGAGGACCAGATGCGGAACCTCGTCCTCGCCGACGCGCAGGTGCTGCGGCAGCATGAATTTCTTGCGGGTCAGCCAGAGTCCGGCGAGGCCGATGGCGAAGGACGCCATCCCGAAGCCGATCATCCAGCGGAAGGCCCAGAAGGTGACGGGGATGTTGGGCCGGTAGTCGCCGGGCCCGTACTTCTGCTGCTCGGCCTTGTTGACGTCGTTGATGCCCGGGACGAACGAGGTGAAGTCGTCGTCGGCGAGGAAGGACAGCAGGCCAGGGATCTCGATGGCCACGGTGTTGTGGCCCTTCTCCACGTCGCCGTAGGCGAAGATCGAGAAGGGTGCGGAGTCCTGGCCGTCCCACAGGGCCTCGGCGGCCGCCATCTTCATCGGCTGCTGCTTGAACATGACCTTGCCGAGGGTGTCACCGCTGATCGCGGTGAGCATGCCGGCGATGACCACGGTGACCAGGCCGAGACGCAGCGAAGTCTTCATCACCGCGATGTGCTTCTTGCGGAACAGGTGGAAGGCCGCGATCCCGACCATGAAGGCGCCACCGGTCAGGAAGGCGGCCGACATCGTGTGGAAGACCTGGGTGAGCGCGGTGTTCTGGGTCAGCACGGCCCAGAAGTCGGTGAGTTCGGCCCGGCCCTTTTCCTTGTTGATCCGGTAGCCGACGGGGTGCTGCATCCACGAGTTGGCCGCGAGGATGAAGTACGCCGACAGGATCGTGCCGATCGAGACCATCCATATGCAGGCCAGGTGGATCTTCTTGGGCAGCTTGTCCCAGCCGAAGATCCACAGGCCGATGAAGGTGGACTCGAAGAAGAAGGCGATCAGGGCCTCGAAGGCGAGGGGGGCGCCGAAGACATCGCCGACGAAGCGCGAGTAGTCGGACCAGTTCATGCCGAACTGGAACTCCTGCACGATGCCGGTGACCACACCCATCGCGATGTTGATCAGGAAGAGCTTGCCCCAGAACTTGGTGGCCCTGAGGTACTTCTCGTTCTCCGTGCGCACCCAGGCCGTCTGCAGGCCTGCCGTGAGGGCGGCCAGGGAGATCGTCAGGGGGACGAACAGGAAGTGGTAGACGGTGGTGATGCCGAACTGCCAGCGCGCCAGGGTCTCCGGCGCCAGAGCCAGGTCCACGTCGCCGCTCCTTACCTCACAGGCTTGTGGAACAAATGCTTGCGAAGCGACCGCTTGTGAAAGCGTTCACATTCACAAGCCAGTATGCCGCACCTGCTTTCGATAGACGAAGGGGGGTCCCGGTTACCTCCGGAACCCCCTGTGCCGCCCTGCTCTGACCTGCGCAGACGTGCGGCCGGTGTGAGCTAGAGCTCCTTTTGGAACGCCTCCGCCACCTTCAGGAAGATGTCGTTCGCCTCGGTCTCCCCGACCGTCACCCGCACGCCCTCGCCCGGGAACGGCCGTACGACCACGCCGTGCTGTTCACACGCCGCCGCGAAGTCGACCGTGCGCTCCCCCAGCCGCAGCCACACGAAGTTGGCCTGGGTCTCGGGCACCGTCCAGCCCTGTGCTCGCAGTCCCTCCACCGCGCGGTTGCGCTCGCAGACCAGCGAGCCGACCCGGCCCAGGAGTTCGTCCTCGGCCCGCAGCGAGGCGATCGCCGCCTCCTGTGCGACCTGGCTCACCCCGAAGGGCACCGCGGTCTTGCGCAGCGCCGCGGCCACCGGCTCGTGGGCGATCGCGAAGCCGACCCTGAGGCCCGCGAGGCCGTACGCCTTGGAGAAGGTGCGCAGCACACAGACGTTCGGCCTCGTGCGGTACAGCTCCACGCCGTCCGGCACCTCGGGGTCACGGATGAACTCGCGATAGGCCTCGTCGAGCACTACGAGCACGTCACTCGGCACCCGGTCGAGGAACCGTTCCAGCTCGGCCCGCTTCACGACCGTGCCCGTCGGGTTGTTCGGGTTGCAGACGAAGATCAGCCGCGTCCGCTCGGTGATCGCTTCGGCCATCGCGTCCAGGTCGTGCACGTCATCGGCCGTCAGCGGCACCTTCACCGAGGTGGCACCGCTGATCTGCGTGATGATCGGGTACGCCTCGAAGGACCGCCAGGCGTAGATCACCTCGTCGCCCGGTCCCGAGGTCGCCTGGATCAGCTGCTGGGCGACGCCGACGGAGCCGGTGCCGGTGGCCAGATGGGAGAGCGGGACGCCGAAGCGCTCGGACAGCTCGTTCATCAGACTTGTGCAGGCCATGTCGGGGTAGCGGTTGAAGGAGGAGACGGCGGCCGTCACGGTCTCCAGCACCCCCGGCAGCGGCGGATACGGGTTCTCGTTGGAAGACAGTTTGTAGGCCACCGGACCGTCGGCAGCGGCGGGCTTGCCCGGCTTGTACGTGGGGATACCCTCCAGCTCGGCGCGCAGCTTGGGGCTCGTCTCGCTCACCGCAGTCCTCCTCATGACCACCGACTCATGGCATCCGACTCCGGCAGCCGGCATCCAATACTGCTCACCTTATGAGGATTGGGCGCCGCTGCGTACAGGTCGGAACGAACCTCATCTGCCCCACAGGCATCAGGTGCATCACCGTACGAAGGCAGACGAATCAGGGGGCGCGGTCACATATATCTATGCGCCGGTGGCTCGCGCCGTGGCGCGCGTCACCCGTGAAGGTGAGTTGAGACCTCTTCGAAACATCGGGGACTTGGCAGGCCCATGCGTGCCGACAAGTTACGTAATGCCATTGGATCGTTTAACTGGCTCTGTTTCACAGGCAGTTGACGCCAGATGACCTTGCAGAAACGTGCCTGTCAACGCGTGCATATGCGTCCGCCCTACCCCACCGCATGAGCCCTACTATCGGCTCGCCATGACAGCAGCAGGGAAGCACCAGGTGAGCCGCGCGGAAACCTCCCGTCGAGGCAGCCGGCCGGGCCGGGCGGGCATCAGAGACGTGGCCGCCGCCGCCGGAGTCTCCATCACGACCGTCTCCGACGCCCTGAACGGCAAGGGCAGGCTCCCGGATGCCACCCGCCGCCATGTCAGGGAGGTCGCAGACCGGCTGGGCTACCGGCCCTCGGCCGCGGCCAGAACCCTCCGTACCGGCAAGTCAGGACTCATCGGCCTGACTGTGACGACGTACGGGGATGAACCTTTCACCTTCACCGAGTTCGCGTACTTCGCCGAGATGGCGCGGGCCGCCACCTCCGCCGCGCTCGCCCGCGGCTACGCCCTCGTCATCCTGCCCGCGACCTCTCGCCACGACGTGTGGTCGAACGTCGCCCTGGACGGCACCGTGGTCATCGACCCGTCCGACCATGACCCGGTCGTCAGCGAGCTGGTCCGGCAGGGTTTACCGGTGGTCTCCGACGGCCGCCCGGCCGGTGCCCTCCCGGTCACCGCCTGGGTCGACAACGACCACGAGGCCGCCGTCCTCGGCATCCTCGACCATCTGGCCGACGCCGGCGCCCGCCGCATCGGCCTGCTGACGGGGACGACGACGGACACGTACACCCATCTGTCGACCACCGCGTATCTGCGCTGGTGCGAGCGGGTCGGGCAGGACCCGGTGTACGAGGCCTATCCCGCGCACGATCCGTGCGCCGGCGCCGTCGCCGCCGACCGGCTGCTCGCCCGCCCGGACCGGCCGGACGCCGTCTACGGCCTGTTCGACCCGAACGGCACCGACCTGCTGGCCGCCGCCCGTCGCTACGGGCTGCGCGTTCCCGACGACCTGCTGATCGTCTGCTGCAGCGAGTCCACTGTGTACGCCAGCACCGAGCCGCCCGTCACGACGCTCTCTCTCAAGCCGCGCCGCATCGGCACGGCCGTGGTCCAGCTCCTCATCGACGCCATCGAGGGGGTCGAATCGGACCAACCGGTCGAGCAGGTGATACCGACCGAGCTGATCGTGCGCACCTCCTCGCAGCGGCGTGCCCCGCGCACGACGGTCAGCTCGCCGCGGTCACCCGAGGAGAAGTAGCAGGAAGCGGCCGGGCGAGGGCCCAAGCCCGGCCAATCGGGGCGAATGCCGCGGCGAACAGGAGTCTTGCTCCGATTCACTACCCCTGGGTCATCACATGGCGCGATCCGCATTCCTATGATGGGCCCACGACACCGCGGGCCGCTGCGACCAGGCAGTCCGAAGCGGTGCAGATGCGGCGCGATGGTGGAGGGGTCTGATGACTCAGGGGGCCGGTCAGGGACCCGAGGTGGAGCGCACGGCGGTGCTGCGCGACTTCCGGGTACCCGCGTACGTCAACGAGACCGGTCCGTACGGCCACAGCACGCACCCCGGCGACGTCGTCCCGGCCGACGAGGAGGCCTACCCGGAGGGGTACACCCCCACCGAGCAGGACCTGCCCGTCATCCACCACGGTGACGAGCTCCAGGCGGCCGTCGACCCCGCGGCACGAACGGTGGACGGTCCCGGTCCGCTGTTCGTCGTCGGCGATGTCCACGGCTACCTCGACGAACTGACGTCCGCGCTCCAGGAGAAGGGCCTCGTCGACGCGGCCGGCAACTGGTGCGCGGGCACCGCCCGGCTGTGGTTCCTCGGCGACTTCACCGACCGTGGGCCCGACGGCATCGGCGTCATCGACCTCGTGATGCGGCTGTCCGCGGAGGCCGCCGCGGCCGGCGGCTACTGCAAGGCCCTCATGGGCAACCACGAACTGCTGCTCCTCGGCGCCAAGCGGTTCGGCGACACCCCCGTCAACTCCGGCGCGGGCACCGCCACCTTCCAGGCGGCCTGGCTGCTCAACGGCGGACAGAAGACCGACATGGACCGCCTCCAGGACCACCATCTGCAGTGGATGGCACGACTGGACGCCGTCGAGGAGGTCGACGGACATCTGCTCGTCCACTCCGACACCACCGCCTATCTCGACTACGGCGACTCGATCGAGGCGGTCAACGACACCGTCCGCGAGACCCTCACGCGCAACGACGCGGACGAGGTGTGGGATCTGTTCCGCAAGTTGACCAAGCGCTTCTCCTTCCGCGACGAGGGCGGCGCCGACCATGTGCGCTCGCTGCTCGATACGTACGGCGGCACCCGCATCGTTCACGGCCACAGCCCGATCCCCTATCTGCTCGGCGAAGTGGGTTCCGAGGACGACGAGGACGAATCCGGGCCGGTCGTCGAGGGACCGCACGTCTACGCCGACGGACTGGCCATCGCGATGGACGGTGGGGTGACCATGGCCGGAAAACTGCTGGTCCAGCAACTGCCCCTGGATATCTGAACGCTCACGGGGCATTCGTTCCCGCAGGACGGACTGACCGTCGACCGCGCAGGCCAGAGGCCAATTTCTGGAAACCCCCTGTCACCCTGTGCCGTGACCGCTCTACCATCTGCTTATCCGTAGCAGGCTCCCCTCCGTTTCTGCCCGACGGCTCGTTGGCATGCGAGCCCCAAGCCCTACGGAGCATCGGGGGATGCACATGAACAGCGTTCCGCAGCACCTGCACAGCGAGGACCGCCAGGAGTACGAGCGGATCCTCGATGAGGCGCTGCGCTCCGCCCCACACCGTCCCGAACTGGCCGCTGTCGGACAGCGGCTGAATCCCGAACAGCTGCGCACCATGGCGCTCAACGCCACCGCACTCGTCACTGCGGCCGCGGCGACCGAGTACCAGCACTACGTGAAGGTCCGCGAGGAACAGCGCCGCCCGGCGACGCCGTCCACCCTGTCGTCCGTGCATGAACCCGGTCCCGCCGAGTCGGACACGGGTGCGATGGGGCTCGCCACCACCATGGGAGAGGTCGCCGAGACCGCCGGTGCGGGCGCCGTCGCCGTCGCCGCGGTCCTGACGCCCGTCCTCGCCGGAATCGCCGCGGCGATCTTCCTGCTCGTGGGTTACATCCTGCAGATGCTCGACCCTGAACCGGCGTTCGCCCACACCATGATCACCATCGGATGGGTGTTCGGCGCCATGACCGCGGCCGCGATCCTGGTCGCCGCCGTCGGG
This portion of the Streptomyces canus genome encodes:
- a CDS encoding LLM class flavin-dependent oxidoreductase, which gives rise to MSLRLSTVILPYRRWTEGSREAWQRADQLGFHTGYTYDHLSWRTFRDGPWFGALPTLTGAAGVTDRLRLGTLVTSPNFRHPVNLAKELITLDDLSGGRVTLGIGAGGTGFDATALGQDPWSPRERADRLAEFIPLLDRLLCEDSVSYKGDFYSAHEARNIPGCVQRPRLPFAVAATGPRGLRLAARHGQAWVTTGDPKLYENGTPEQSLQALRGQVEKLTDACASLGRDVHSIDKILLTGFTPDRGRPLESLDAFVDFAGRHRELGFTELVIHWPIPDSDFAADEKVFEQIAMEAPAQLG
- the cydB gene encoding cytochrome d ubiquinol oxidase subunit II encodes the protein MELHDVWFVLIAVLWTGYFFLEGFDFGVGVLTKLLARDRAEKRVLINTIGPVWDGNEVWLLTAGGATFAAFPDWYATLFSGFYLPLLVILVCLIVRGVAFEYRAKRPEENWQRNWETAIFWTSLIPAFLWGVAFGNIVHGVKIDQHFEYVGTLWDLLNPYALLGGLVTLTLFTFHGTVFTALKTIGEIRERARKLATRVGLVSAALALIFLLWTQVDSGDAKSLVALVVAVAALVAALVANQAGREGWSFALSGVTIVAAVAMLFLTLFPNVMPSSLNADWSLTVTNASSSPYTLKIMTWCAGVATPLVMLYQGWTYWVFRKRIGTQHIAEAAH
- the hisC gene encoding histidinol-phosphate transaminase, which produces MSETSPKLRAELEGIPTYKPGKPAAADGPVAYKLSSNENPYPPLPGVLETVTAAVSSFNRYPDMACTSLMNELSERFGVPLSHLATGTGSVGVAQQLIQATSGPGDEVIYAWRSFEAYPIITQISGATSVKVPLTADDVHDLDAMAEAITERTRLIFVCNPNNPTGTVVKRAELERFLDRVPSDVLVVLDEAYREFIRDPEVPDGVELYRTRPNVCVLRTFSKAYGLAGLRVGFAIAHEPVAAALRKTAVPFGVSQVAQEAAIASLRAEDELLGRVGSLVCERNRAVEGLRAQGWTVPETQANFVWLRLGERTVDFAAACEQHGVVVRPFPGEGVRVTVGETEANDIFLKVAEAFQKEL
- the cydD gene encoding thiol reductant ABC exporter subunit CydD encodes the protein MKPIDPRLLRYARATGLFLVAVVGLGGLGALLVIAQAMLVAEVVVGAFQHGLAVTELRIPLLLLAAVAVGRGLVSWLTELAAHRASAAVKSELRGRLLERATTLGPGWLSGQRTGSLVALATRGVDALDDYFSRYLPQLGLAVVVPVAVLARIVTEDWVSAAIIVGTLPLIPVFMVLIGWATQSRMDRQWRLLSRLSGHFLDVVAGLPTLKVFGRAKAQAESIRRITGEYRQATMRTLRIAFISSFALELLSTLSVALVAVTIGMRLVHGEMNLYDGLVILILAPEAYLPLRQVGAQYHAAAEGLAAAEEIFSVLETPVPTSGAAAVPAGALAFEQVTVTYPGRSDDAVADVSFQVAPGETVALVGPSGAGKSTLLNVLLGFVRPTEGRVRIGGADLAEVDLAEWRSRIAWVPQRPQLFAGTIGENVRLARPDADEAAVRRALGDAGALEFIDALPLGADTVLGEDGAGLSAGQRQRLALARAFLADRPVLLLDEPTAALDGATEAEVVAAVRRLAAGRTVLLVVHRPALLGVADRVVWLAEPAVPAPVEAMARVSAARTVEDSSPASAEPGTTEPPTQARSVLSRVRAMSGPRRGRLALALLLGSLALGSAVGLMATSGWLISRASQQPPVLYLMVAVTATRAFGIGRAVFRYAERLVSHDAVLRMLADTRVAVYRRLERLAPAGLRTARRGDLLSRLVSDVDALQDYWLRWLLPAGAALVVSTASVGFTAWLLPEAGAALAVGLLAAGVGVPLITGAVARRAERRLAPARGELATRVTDLLTGTAELTVAGALPARTAEARRADGVLTRIASRAATATALGDGLTALICGLTVTATALVGAQAVASGRLGGVAMAVVVLTPLAAFEAVLGLPLAVQYRQRVRRSAERVYEVLDAPEPVREPEAARQAPASPFPVVLKGLTTRHEGQDRDALTGLDLSLVEGRRIAVVGASGSGKTTLAQVLLRFLDADAGAYTLGGVDAYRLRSDDVRRLVGLCAQDAHLFDSSVRENLLLAKKDATEDDLRDALKRARLLDWAESLPDGFDTLVGEHGAWLSGGQRQRLALARALLADFPVLVLDEPAEHLDLPTADALTADLLAATEGRTTLLITHRLAGLESVDEVVVLDEGRVVQRGSYAELAGVEGPLRGMAEREAESELLVAAR
- a CDS encoding cytochrome ubiquinol oxidase subunit I, yielding MDLALAPETLARWQFGITTVYHFLFVPLTISLAALTAGLQTAWVRTENEKYLRATKFWGKLFLINIAMGVVTGIVQEFQFGMNWSDYSRFVGDVFGAPLAFEALIAFFFESTFIGLWIFGWDKLPKKIHLACIWMVSIGTILSAYFILAANSWMQHPVGYRINKEKGRAELTDFWAVLTQNTALTQVFHTMSAAFLTGGAFMVGIAAFHLFRKKHIAVMKTSLRLGLVTVVIAGMLTAISGDTLGKVMFKQQPMKMAAAEALWDGQDSAPFSIFAYGDVEKGHNTVAIEIPGLLSFLADDDFTSFVPGINDVNKAEQQKYGPGDYRPNIPVTFWAFRWMIGFGMASFAIGLAGLWLTRKKFMLPQHLRVGEDEVPHLVLFKNKALSPKLGRLYWLVAIWTLGFPLIANSWGWIFTEMGRQPWVVYGVLQTRHAVSPGVSQAEVLISMLVFTALYAILAVVEVKLLVKYVKAGPPELTEADLNPPTKIGGDTRDADKPMAFSY
- a CDS encoding Cof-type HAD-IIB family hydrolase, with product MRENERVTSATRQPETPAADIPPRLIATDLDGTLLRDDKSVSPRTVAALAAAEEAGIEVFFVTGRPARWMDVVSDHVHGHGLAICGNGAAVVDLHGGPGAHRFVKVRELARENALDAVGLLREAAPGTVYAVEQTYGFYQEPDYPKLHMEIPDNLAPAEELLAEDGPGAAEPVLKILAYHPSIDPDAFLTLSRLAIGDRANVTRSSPSALLEISGPGVSKASTLALCCAERGISHEEVVAFGDMPNDVEMLTWAGQSYAMGNAHPDVIAAASGRTVANNDDGVAVVIERMLERL